ACCGGCGATGTGGGGAGCGTATTGGGCGCGCATCGTTTCGGGCAGCGCGACAAAGGCCGCCCGGTCAAAAATGGCATCGACCGAACCGAGCACGGCTGACGTCAGATCGAAAACATCACCTGCGAATATGTCGATATTGTCCGCGCTGTAGTGCTTCAATTTGCCCAGATCGGAAATTGTCGGTTCAACCCCAAGCTCTTTAAACAATTGTTCGATCGCCACTTCGCTGAGTTCCGCGCCGGCAACGCGGTGGCCTTTGGAGAGCAGCCAGCCGATGTCGAGCGTCTTGCCGCACAGCGGAACGAATACGCGCCCGTTTTCCGGGACCCGAAGATCCGGGAAATGGGTGACCAGCAGCGGGTTGGGTTCTCCCTCGTGAAAACCGATCCTGCCGGTCCCCCAACGGTCATGCCAGAAACTGTGTTCCATCCTGGTTCCTCTTAGAAAAACAACCGCCACAGGATTGGCAGCAGAATTGCGGTTGCCAGTGCATTAAGGCCCATGGCGAGGCCTGAGAAGGCACCGGCCAGCTCATTGACCTGCAGCGCCCGCGCCGTGCCGATGCCGTGGCTGGCGGTGCCGAGCGCCAGCCCCCGCGCGCGCCAGTCCTTGACGCCGATCAGATTGAGCAGCGGTGGGCCGAGGACGGCGCCCAGTATCCCGGTCAGGATCACCAGCACCGCGGTCAGAGACGGCAGGCCGCCCAGTTGCTCGGTAATCCCCATCGCCACAGGTGCGGTGACGGACTTCGGCGCCAGAGACAGCAGGGTCTCGCGGCTGGCGCCAAGCACCCAGCCGAGGCCGATAGCGGATCCGATCGCCGTCAGCGAGCCGCACAGCAAGCTGGTAATCAGGGCCAGTGCCGAGCGGCGGACACGGTCGAACTGCCGGTAAAGCGGGATCGCCAGCGCCACGGTGGCGGGGCCGAGCAGGAAATGCACAAACTGTGCGCCTTCGAAATAGGTCTCGTAACTGGTTCCGCTGAGTGTCAGCAGCCCGACGACAACGATCACCGCCGTGAGTACCGGGTTGAGAAACGGTTTGTGGCCGGAGCGGTCATAGAGCCATGTACCGGCTTGGAATGCCGCCAGTGTGAGCGTGAGGAACATCAGCGGGCTGGCGCTGAGATAGACCCAGACGTCGGTGAGCTTACCCATTGTCTGCCTCCGCACTATCGGAACTGCCGGCGCGGGCAAGCCGGTTCATCACCAGCGCTGTTACCGCGATGGTTGCCAGTGTGGAGCCGACGAGCGCGACAGAGATCGGCAGCCAGTCCTGCCCGAGCAGGCCCATATGCGCCATCACGCCAACACCGGCCGGCACGAAAAGCAGCGCCAGATGCCTGAGCAATGTATCGGCCACTGCGCCGATATCGTCAGGCACAGATCCTTTGATGGCAAGCAGCGTGAACAGGATCACCATGCCGGCTACCGGACCGGGTACCGGCAGGCCGGCAAAACGGGTAATCAATTCGCCGGCCAACTGGCAGCAAAGTATGAGGGTCAGGGCTGAAAGCATGATCGGCATCCTGTCAGGCGGGAGATGCGGGCAGGGGAGATACTGCCAGATTCCCCTGCTTCACCCCAGCCGTATTATGACACTGCGTCAATGCCTGCTGCCAGCACCGCATAGCGCCCGATCTTGCCGATCGACACCAGCAGCAGGAACCGCCATAGCGGTTCGCGCATGATGCCCGCCACCAAGGTCAGCGGGTCGCCGATGATCGGAACCCAGGCCAGCAAGAGCGACCAGTAGCCAAATCGCTGGTACTGCGTCTGCGCGCGCTGCAACTGTGCGTGGCTGGCGGGAAACCATCTCTTGTCCCGATACCGCTCGACGCCGCGGCCAATCAGCCAGTTGAGAACAGATCCCAATATATTGCCAAGACTGGCGACAGCTACCAGCGCTGTCACCGGTTGACCGCCAGCAAGGATCAGGCCGGCAAGCACGCTTTCCGACTGTGCCGGAACCAGCGTGGCGGCAAGAAGCGAGGCGAGAAACAGGCTTGTATAGGCGGCCAGATCCGGCATCGGCGAGTGGGCTCCCAACAATATGCGACGGCCGACTTCGGGCACGCGCGGATCTGCGGCGGTAACAGGGATTGGCCTTACAGGCCATCGTGCCGCGACGCCAGAAGCCATTCCGTGAAAACCGTTCCGCCGGACCAGCAGAGGGAAGGGGGGCACCATTGCCAAGAATAGCACGCTATGTAAATATGCATAGCACACTAATGGAGTTGCCACAAAATGGTTGATGCTGGAGAATCTGTCGGACAAATGGCTGCGCATCTGGCGCGGATTCACAATGCTTGCCTGAAAACACGGCTACAGCCGCTGGGGTTGTCGCCGGCCCAGTTCCAGGCGCTGGCGGCGCTTGATCTGCACGGCGAACAAACCCAGCGCGCTCTTGCCGGTGTTCTGGCCGTCGAACAGGCGACCATGGCCAACACGCTGTCGCGAATGGAGCGCGACGGACTGATCGAGCGCAAGCCACACCCTGATGACGGCCGCGCGCAGCTGATCCGGCTGACCGAGCGGGCCCGCGAACGCATAGAACCGGCGCGGCAGGCAGCACGCGCAGCCGACCAGGTGCTGCTTGATGGTTTGCCCATGGCCGAACAGGCTCTTTTTGTCAGCATGCTGGGCCGGGTGAACGGCGCGATGGAAAAGGCTGCCCTGGACTCGCCGGGTTGAAATCTTGCTGCACCGGAAATTGTCAGCATTCC
This DNA window, taken from Hoeflea algicola, encodes the following:
- the tmpT gene encoding thiopurine S-methyltransferase — protein: MEHSFWHDRWGTGRIGFHEGEPNPLLVTHFPDLRVPENGRVFVPLCGKTLDIGWLLSKGHRVAGAELSEVAIEQLFKELGVEPTISDLGKLKHYSADNIDIFAGDVFDLTSAVLGSVDAIFDRAAFVALPETMRAQYAPHIAGITGNAPQLLVTFEYDTSLLDGPPFSIPGNEVMQRYGDRHDISILAQNAVEGGFKGVSAAEIVWLLRPL
- a CDS encoding LrgB family protein; translated protein: MGKLTDVWVYLSASPLMFLTLTLAAFQAGTWLYDRSGHKPFLNPVLTAVIVVVGLLTLSGTSYETYFEGAQFVHFLLGPATVALAIPLYRQFDRVRRSALALITSLLCGSLTAIGSAIGLGWVLGASRETLLSLAPKSVTAPVAMGITEQLGGLPSLTAVLVILTGILGAVLGPPLLNLIGVKDWRARGLALGTASHGIGTARALQVNELAGAFSGLAMGLNALATAILLPILWRLFF
- a CDS encoding CidA/LrgA family protein; amino-acid sequence: MLSALTLILCCQLAGELITRFAGLPVPGPVAGMVILFTLLAIKGSVPDDIGAVADTLLRHLALLFVPAGVGVMAHMGLLGQDWLPISVALVGSTLATIAVTALVMNRLARAGSSDSAEADNG
- a CDS encoding YqaA family protein; its protein translation is MPDLAAYTSLFLASLLAATLVPAQSESVLAGLILAGGQPVTALVAVASLGNILGSVLNWLIGRGVERYRDKRWFPASHAQLQRAQTQYQRFGYWSLLLAWVPIIGDPLTLVAGIMREPLWRFLLLVSIGKIGRYAVLAAGIDAVS
- a CDS encoding MarR family winged helix-turn-helix transcriptional regulator, with translation MVDAGESVGQMAAHLARIHNACLKTRLQPLGLSPAQFQALAALDLHGEQTQRALAGVLAVEQATMANTLSRMERDGLIERKPHPDDGRAQLIRLTERARERIEPARQAARAADQVLLDGLPMAEQALFVSMLGRVNGAMEKAALDSPG